actgcaatgctcttctggctggacttccatcaaacacagtcaaacctctacaaatgattcagaatgcggcggcacgactggtcttcaaggaacccaaaagagcccatgttacacctctctttatctcattgcattggctaccaatcgcagctcgcatcaagttcaagacactgatgcttgctcatagaacaaccacaggctcagcacccgcctacatgcactcactattaagaatctacatcccctccagaagtctgagatctgctagtgagcgacgcctcgtggtaccatcacaaagaggctcaaaatcactctccagaacattctcgttcaccattccttgctggtggaatgatcttcccacccatattcggagtactggatccctgtcaatcttcaagcaacagctgaaaactcatctctttcgacactacttgacttcaacccacacataaaaaaaaaaaaaaaaaaaaactctttctccttatttattccttcccttgctagcttgtacttatttaaacaatgcctgagacttggtgttacaagcacttcgtttgtcggattgcctcttcaagatgaatcgcttcatgtgttccccaaattgtaagtcgctttggataaaagcgtctgcaaaatgactaaatgtaaatgtaaatgcacacactcactgtgcagtcatactgtggtcaatgtGAAGTCACTGCACTGTGCAGtcatactgtggtcaatgtGAAGTCACTGCACTGTGCAGtcatactgtggtcaatgtgaagtcgctgcacacactcactgtgcgttcatactgtggtcaatgtgaagtcactgcacacactcactgtgggttcatactgtggtcaatgtGAAGTCACTGCACACgctcactgtgcgctcatactaTGTTCACAATGTGAAGTCACTGCACACACTCACTGTGCTGTCATACAGTGGTCAATGTGAAGTCACTGCACACACTCACTGTGCGTtcatactgtggtcaatgtgaagtcactgcacacactcactgtgggttcatactgtggtcaatgtgaagtcactgcacacacactcactgtgcgctcatactaTGTTCACA
The genomic region above belongs to Onychostoma macrolepis isolate SWU-2019 chromosome 01, ASM1243209v1, whole genome shotgun sequence and contains:
- the LOC131547199 gene encoding uncharacterized protein LOC131547199 gives rise to the protein MGIAGIPLRWFESYLTDDPTVAARISGCLADISAWMKEHHLQLNLAKTELLVFPAAPTLQHDITIQLGSSTITPSTSVRNLGVIFDDQLTFKDHIAKTARSCRFALHNIRKIRPFLTEHAAQLLVQALVISRLDYCNALLAGLPSNTVKPLQMIQNAAARLVFKEPKRAHVTPLFISLHWLPIAARIKFKTLMLAHRTTTGSAPAYMHSLLRIYIPSRSLRSASERRLVVPSQRGSKSLSRTFSFTIPCWWNDLPTHIRSTGSLSIFKQQLKTHLFRHYLTSTHT